Within the Saccharopolyspora gloriosae genome, the region GAGCGGATCAGCCGGTCCACTGCGAGCGCGGGCGCGGCGAAGTCCGCCTTGGCGTCCTCCGGCGTGACCTTCGGGGCGTAGCTGACGCCTTCGGCGGGCTGCGGCTGCGGCTGCAGCGTGCCGTCCTCGATGCCGTCGAGCGTGGCGACCATCAGCTTCGCCCCGGAGATCGCCAGCCGGTCCAGCAGCTCGCCCGAGGTGTCGGTGTCGCGCACGTCCTCGGTGACCACGCCGTAGACCGGTCCGGCGTCGAGCTCCGGCACCAGGCGGAACGTGGACGCGCCGGTGATCTCGTCGCCGTGCCGGACCGCGGACTGCACCGGCGCCGCGCCGCGCCACGCGGGCAGCAGCGAGAAGTGCAGGTTGACCCAGCCGTGCCGGGGGACGTCGAGCGCCCGCTGCCGCAGCAACGCGCCGTAGGCCACCACCGGGCAGCAGTCCGGGGCGAGTTCGTCCAGCCGCGCCAGGAAGTCCGGGTCGGTGGCGCGCGGCGGCGTGAGGACTTCGATCCCGTGCTCGTCGGCGAGCTCGCCGACGGGTGAGCGCAGCACCTTGCGGCCACGTCCGGCACGAGCATCGGGCCGGGTGATCACGGCCGCGACCTCGTGCCGCCCGGAGTCGATGAGCGCCTGCAGCGAGGGCACGGCGGGGGCCGGGGTTCCGGCGAAGACGAGCCGCATGATCAGCGCTTCCCGAACAGCGGGTGCGGGCTTTCCTTCACCACGGGCACCTGGCCGTCGAACCAGTCGGCCTGGCGGATCTCGCGCAACGCGCTCTTGCGCGTCTCGGCGTCGAGCCGGTCCACGAACAGCACGCCGTCCAGGTGATCGGTCTCGTGCTGGATGCACCGGGCCAGCAGGTCGGTGCCCTCGACCTCGACCGGGTCGCCGTGCATGTTCCAGCCGCGCGCGACGACGTGGCGGTGGCGCAGGCAGTCCCAGGTCATGCCGGGGATGGACAGGCAGCCTTCGGGGCCGTCCTGCATCTCGTCGCCGACGATCTCCCAGCCCGGGTTGATCAGGTGGCCTTCGAACCCGTCGCAGCGGTAGGTGAACACGCGCAGCCCCACGCCGAGCTGCGGAGCGGCGAGTCCGGCACCCCCCTGCTCGTACATCGTGTCCCAGAGGTCGCGGACCAGGGTGTGCAGTTCCTTGTCGAAGTCCACGACCTCGTCGGCGCGCGTCCGCAGGACGGGATCGCCGAAGAGTCGGACGGGCTGGACGGTCACGCGGGCTCCCGGTTCGGGCTCAACAGGTGGCGGGGGGCTGACCTGAAGAGTCTAGTCGCCGCCTGAAGGAGCTCGGACCGGGCGCAAGGAGACCTTCAGAGTGATCCGCGAAAGTGTCCGGCCGGCGGAACCTCAGTGGCCATTTCGCGGCCGTGCACCATGGGATTGATCTTCGTTCCGTGTCTTGTCAGCGGCGAAGCCGATGAGCAGCGACCACCAGAGCAACCGGCACCGCGGCGGGTTCTCAGTGGCTTCCTCGCGGGGACCGCATTTTCCCTCGTGGCGGAGCCACTCGGGAAAATGATCCCGCGGCGAGGAAGCCACTGAGGTTCCGCTGCCCGACCCACTACGCAGGCCATTCCGGAAAGCCCCAGTTCAGAAGGCCGGGTCGACGACCGCTGCCGAGCCTCCGCCGCGGCGCTGCTTTTCGGCGGCGGCGATCCAGCGTCCGTCGGGGAGGCGTTCCACGCCGGTGGCGGCGCCGATCTCCTCGGCCGGGGCGAACTCGTGGCCGATGCCGCGGAGCTTGTCGGCCTCGGGTTGCGCGAGGAAGCCCGGTTCTGCCTCGGTGGCCGTCGAGTTCCTTTGCGAGGCGCGTGGTTCCGCGATGGCGTCCACAAGGGACAGTTCGCGGTCCAGCCTGCCGGTGAGCACCTGGAGCACGGTGGTGATGATCGTGGACCCGCCGGGGCTGCCCGCCGCGAGCAGCGGCTCCCCGTCCTGGAGCACGATCGTGGGGCTGATCGAGCTGCGCGGCCGCTTGCCGGGACCGGGCAGGTTCGGATCGGGCTCACCGGGCGTGGTCGGTGCGAACGAGAAGTCGGTGAGCTCGTTGTTGAGCAGGAACCCGCGGCCGGGCACGGTGATGCCGCTGCCGCCGGTCTGCTCGATGGTCAGCGTGTAGGACACCACGTCACCGTGCGCGTCGGCGACGGTGAGGTGCGTGGTGTTCGGTCCTTCGTAGGGCGCCCCGCCGCGTGCCGGCCCCTGCGGCTCGCACGGCCGAGGATCGCGCGGGTCGGCCGCCGCGACCGGGGCGGGCTGCACGGCGTCCGGCGTGATCAGGCAGGCACGGGAGTCCGCGAACTCCTGGCCGGTGAGCTCCTCGGTGGGCACGTCCTCGAACGCGGGGTCGCCGACCCAGCGGTCGCGGTCCGCGAAGCCGATCTTGCTCGACTCCAGGAACCGGTGCAGGTACTGGGTTTTGTCCTGTTCGGTGAGGTCGGTGCTCTCCAGGATGTTGAGCGCCTCGCCGACGGTGGTGCCGCCGGAGGCCGACGGCGACATGCCGTACACGTCGAGCCCCCGATACTCGACGTGCGTGGGTTCGCGTTCAACGGTGCGGTAGTCGCGCAGGTCGGCCTCGGTCATGCCGCCGGGACGCACGGTGCGGTCGGCGGCGGGATCCACCGGCGGGTTCCGCACGGTGTCGACGACGTCCGCGCCGATCTCGCCCCGGTACAGCGGATCGAGGCCCTCGTCGGCGAGCGTGCGGTAGGTCTCGGCGAGGCCGGGGTTCCGGAACACGCTGCCGGTGGCCGGGGGTCGCCCGCCTGGCAGGAACAGGTCTCGGGTGGCGGGGAACGCGCTGAAGCGCTCCTGGTTGTCGGCGGTCTGGTCGCGGAAGGTGTCGTCGACGACGAACCCGTCGCGGGCCAGCCGTTCCGCCGGGCGCAGCACTTCGCCGAGGTCCTCGCTGCCCCACTTCTGCAGCGCCTCCTGCCAGGTCGCGGGGGTGCCGGGGACACCGACGCCGAGACCGCTGGTGATGGCTTCGGCGGTGGGGATCGGTTCGCCGTCGTCCAGGAACATCTCGGGGTGCGCGGCGGCGGGCGCGGTCTCGCGACCGTCGATGGTGGAGACCTCGCCGGTGTCCGCGTCGTAGTGCACGAAGTAGCCGCCGCCCCCGATGCCCGCCGAGTAAGGCTCGGTGACGCCGAGCGCGGCCGCCACGGCGACGGCGGCGTCGGCGGCGGTTCCGCCGCGGCGCAGCACTTCGATGCCCGCACTGGTGGCGTCGGGGTCGACGCTGGAGACGGCGCCGCCGTAGCCGACGGCCTCGGCGCTCTTCGGCGGCGGTTGTGGTGCCGCCTGCGCCACCGGGGCGATCAGCGCACAAGAGGTCACCGCCGCGAGGGTGATCCGAACCGGCCTTGCTCTCACCATCGTGCGCCTCCGATCTGAACGTGCCCGTCACTGTGCCGAGCGACTGCCACCCGGACAACACGATCGGGGCATCGTTGACGGACCGAGATCATCACCGGATTCGGGTGACTGCCTCTTTCGCCCGGTCAGACGGGTCGGCTGGACCATTCGCTCGACACCTCAGGTGGGGGCAACGGCCCCTTTGACCAAGGGGATCGGTCGAATGAGGCGTTCACCTCGGCGGGCTCCCGGGTCAGGTGAGGTCGGCGAAGCGTTCCACGTCTCGGGAGCGGCCGGAGACGATGAGGATGTCGCCCTCGTAGAGCCGCGTGTCCTGGGTGGCGTAGGTGAAGTCCTCGCCGGGGCGTTTGATGCCGACGACGGTGACCCGGTACTTGCTGCGGATCTTGCTCTCGCCCAGCGCGTGCCCCGCCGCAATAGCCGGAGCCCGCGTCTTGACCATCGCGTAGTCGTCCTCGAACTCGATGTAGTCCAGCATCCGGCCGGTCACCAGGTGCGCGACCCGCTCCCCCATGTCGTGCTCGGGCAGCACCACGTGGTGGGCGCCGACCCGTTCGAGGATGCGCCCGTGCTGGCGGCTGACGGCCTTCGCCCAGATGTGGCCGACTTCGAACTCCGCGAGCAGCGAGGTCGTCAGGATGCTGGCCTCCAGGTCGTCCCCGATGGCCACGACGACGCGGTCGAAGTCGGGCACGTCGAGCTGCCGCAGCACTTCCGGGTCGGTGCTGTCGGCGACGGCGGCGTGCGTCACCGAATCCGAGTACCGCTGCACGACTTCCGGGCGGTTGTCCAGCGCGAGCACGTCGGTGCCCCGTTCGATGAGTTCGAGGGCCATCGAGCCGCCGAACC harbors:
- the fmt gene encoding methionyl-tRNA formyltransferase, which gives rise to MRLVFAGTPAPAVPSLQALIDSGRHEVAAVITRPDARAGRGRKVLRSPVGELADEHGIEVLTPPRATDPDFLARLDELAPDCCPVVAYGALLRQRALDVPRHGWVNLHFSLLPAWRGAAPVQSAVRHGDEITGASTFRLVPELDAGPVYGVVTEDVRDTDTSGELLDRLAISGAKLMVATLDGIEDGTLQPQPQPAEGVSYAPKVTPEDAKADFAAPALAVDRLIRSVTPDPGAWAWFRDERFKLGPVTRTEETGLAPGEISVQRRRVLIGTATEAVALGEVQAQGKKRMAATDWARGTRIEQGERLQ
- the def gene encoding peptide deformylase translates to MTVQPVRLFGDPVLRTRADEVVDFDKELHTLVRDLWDTMYEQGGAGLAAPQLGVGLRVFTYRCDGFEGHLINPGWEIVGDEMQDGPEGCLSIPGMTWDCLRHRHVVARGWNMHGDPVEVEGTDLLARCIQHETDHLDGVLFVDRLDAETRKSALREIRQADWFDGQVPVVKESPHPLFGKR
- the ggt gene encoding gamma-glutamyltransferase, with the translated sequence MVRARPVRITLAAVTSCALIAPVAQAAPQPPPKSAEAVGYGGAVSSVDPDATSAGIEVLRRGGTAADAAVAVAAALGVTEPYSAGIGGGGYFVHYDADTGEVSTIDGRETAPAAAHPEMFLDDGEPIPTAEAITSGLGVGVPGTPATWQEALQKWGSEDLGEVLRPAERLARDGFVVDDTFRDQTADNQERFSAFPATRDLFLPGGRPPATGSVFRNPGLAETYRTLADEGLDPLYRGEIGADVVDTVRNPPVDPAADRTVRPGGMTEADLRDYRTVEREPTHVEYRGLDVYGMSPSASGGTTVGEALNILESTDLTEQDKTQYLHRFLESSKIGFADRDRWVGDPAFEDVPTEELTGQEFADSRACLITPDAVQPAPVAAADPRDPRPCEPQGPARGGAPYEGPNTTHLTVADAHGDVVSYTLTIEQTGGSGITVPGRGFLLNNELTDFSFAPTTPGEPDPNLPGPGKRPRSSISPTIVLQDGEPLLAAGSPGGSTIITTVLQVLTGRLDRELSLVDAIAEPRASQRNSTATEAEPGFLAQPEADKLRGIGHEFAPAEEIGAATGVERLPDGRWIAAAEKQRRGGGSAAVVDPAF
- a CDS encoding TrkA family potassium uptake protein, whose translation is MVIIGLGRFGGSMALELIERGTDVLALDNRPEVVQRYSDSVTHAAVADSTDPEVLRQLDVPDFDRVVVAIGDDLEASILTTSLLAEFEVGHIWAKAVSRQHGRILERVGAHHVVLPEHDMGERVAHLVTGRMLDYIEFEDDYAMVKTRAPAIAAGHALGESKIRSKYRVTVVGIKRPGEDFTYATQDTRLYEGDILIVSGRSRDVERFADLT